In the genome of Nitrospira japonica, one region contains:
- a CDS encoding DUF1015 domain-containing protein, producing MAHIIPFRGTLYDQATVGSVREVVAPPYDIIDAAGQKALHDRHSHNIIRLELGTDKPGDSTGDNRYTRAAAALREWLKTGAMKRDAQPALYYHTIEYRPPDSAADAPVKVLRGFLVTTKLEPLDSGHIYPHENTRAAAKTDRLNLLEACRANLSPIWLLYSDPQNAVLDLLENTVKGVPARIDFRDDEGCRQQLWAVTDPAVLKQVVDLMESKPLFIADGHHRYETALNYQRARRQQASGTSSGLHPYDSVLMLLAPLEDPGLTVLPTHRVTTTPLPPYERLKSQLSEKFALKEFPFTRNDKSAVRAQFIESLRNLGRTAPTFGLSVRGLASYVVLTLLPAHRPDSGASPRTKLDVSLLQQLVVPVLCPTQQEQEAIVYTKDDAEALDWAQDGPGTGALLLNATKVSEVQAVAVAGERMPHKSTYFYPKPLTGLVINVMEG from the coding sequence ATGGCACACATCATTCCCTTCCGAGGCACACTGTACGATCAGGCGACGGTCGGTTCCGTCCGTGAAGTGGTCGCACCCCCGTATGACATCATCGACGCGGCGGGACAGAAGGCGCTTCACGATCGGCATTCGCACAACATCATCAGACTGGAGCTCGGCACCGACAAACCTGGGGACAGCACCGGGGACAACCGCTATACGCGTGCCGCCGCCGCGCTGCGTGAATGGCTAAAGACCGGCGCGATGAAGCGGGACGCGCAGCCGGCCCTCTACTACCACACGATCGAATACCGTCCTCCGGATTCCGCGGCCGATGCGCCGGTCAAGGTGCTGCGGGGATTCCTCGTCACCACGAAATTGGAACCGCTCGATTCCGGGCACATTTATCCCCATGAGAACACCAGGGCCGCGGCCAAGACCGACCGCTTGAACCTATTGGAGGCCTGCCGCGCCAATCTCAGCCCCATCTGGCTGCTGTATTCCGATCCGCAAAACGCCGTGCTAGACCTGCTGGAAAATACCGTCAAAGGTGTGCCGGCCCGCATCGACTTTCGAGACGACGAAGGATGCCGCCAGCAGCTGTGGGCCGTGACGGACCCGGCGGTGCTGAAGCAGGTGGTCGACCTGATGGAGAGCAAACCGCTTTTTATCGCCGACGGACACCATCGATACGAAACGGCACTCAATTACCAGCGTGCCCGGCGACAGCAAGCGAGCGGGACGTCCTCCGGTCTCCACCCTTATGACAGCGTGCTGATGCTGCTCGCGCCGTTGGAAGATCCCGGTTTGACGGTGCTGCCCACCCACCGTGTCACCACCACGCCGTTGCCTCCCTATGAACGTCTCAAGAGCCAGTTGAGCGAAAAGTTCGCGCTCAAGGAATTTCCCTTTACCCGGAACGACAAGTCGGCCGTCCGGGCGCAGTTCATCGAATCACTCCGCAATCTCGGCCGCACGGCTCCGACATTCGGGCTGTCCGTGCGCGGCCTGGCCTCATACGTGGTATTGACCCTGTTGCCGGCCCATCGACCCGACTCCGGTGCCTCGCCCAGAACCAAGCTCGACGTGTCGCTCCTGCAACAACTCGTGGTGCCGGTCCTCTGCCCCACGCAGCAGGAGCAGGAAGCCATCGTCTATACCAAGGACGACGCCGAAGCACTGGACTGGGCTCAGGATGGTCCCGGCACCGGAGCGCTGCTGCTGAACGCCACCAAGGTAAGCGAAGTTCAGGCGGTGGCGGTGGCCGGAGAACGAATGCCTCACAAATCGACCTACTTCTATCCCAAACCGCTCACGGGCCTGGTGATCAACGTCATGGAAGGATGA